From Coffea arabica cultivar ET-39 chromosome 9c, Coffea Arabica ET-39 HiFi, whole genome shotgun sequence, one genomic window encodes:
- the LOC113708461 gene encoding uncharacterized protein — protein sequence MDKTWMKISNRKDKAYELGVKNFLKFAYSQKVENQKIPCPCTQCNNFCNQTKTVVEDHLLTQGIRKSYTRWIHHGEQFRHQNCGDSTEHGDGEEDSDTEDLNDMLHDIGTAQWGDNWAGREESTDDSLNANHSDTDNFLKLLEDAKKELYPGNHFYSKLSFVVTLLHLKTMSGWTIKSFNALLEIFSHALPPEATVPKSFADAKKLIRDLGFKSEKIHACVNDCVLFRKENENLDTCPNLNCKEPRYKMEGSRVLRKVLRYFPLKPRLQQLYTHKEIASDMRWHKEKCVHDDNIMRHPADSEVWKHFDRLHPDFAVDPRNVRLGLATDGFNPFGTMSSAYSIWPIYLVPYNLPPWKCMRDPFFFLSILIPGPKSPGNEIAVYMEPLIDELNEMWLGVETYDAYSGKKFDLRAALLWTINDFPAYAMLSRWSTKGYQACPICMVETTCVHLPHRKKLCYTGHRRFLPIDHSWRREKKPFDGNVDFRNPVAPLSGNEILDQVQNMEVNFGKTKVQSNAKKRKRSESEAVIATIMDIENKTKDHWLCRQDLKDLGLKKELHLIPNGDSYIMPYACYSLTKEEKKKVCEFLNSVKYPDGTLHREVLEELGQKIVVILCKLERLFPPAFFDIMMHLMVHLLAEAILGGPAQYRWMFPFERHMAVLKSYVGNKARPEGCIAERYIDKECLTFCSMYLDNIDTIFNKPE from the exons ATGGATAAAACTTGGATGAAGATTAGCAATAGGAAGGACAAGGCTTATGAACTCGGAGTCAAAAATTTCCTCAAGTTTGCATATtctcaaaaagttgaaaatcagaaaatcccaTGCCCATGTACACAATGCAATAATTTTTGTAACCAAACTAAAACAGTTGTGGAGGATCATTTATTGACTCAAGGCATTCGTAAAAGCTACACAAGATGGATACACCATGGGGAACAATTTCGACACCAAAATTGTGGGGATAGTACTGAACATGGGGATGGAGAAGAGGATAGTGATACTGAAGATTTAAATGACATGTTGCACGACATTGGAACAGCACAATGGGGGGACAATTGGGCTGGTAGGGAAGAATCAACGGATGATAGTCTAAATGCGAATCATAGTGACACAGATAACTTTCTTAAATTGTTAGAAGATGCAAAAAAGGAACTGTATCCAGGGAATCATTTTTACTCAAAGCTATCCTTTGTAGTCACTTTGCTCCATTTGAAAACAATGAGCGGGTGGACTATAAAGTCCTTCAATgcattgctggaaatttttagtCATGCACTACCTCCTGAAGCCACAGTTCCCAAGTCTTTTGCTGATGCTAAGAAGCTCATTCGAGACTTAGGTTTTAAATCTGAAAAAATCCATGCTTGTGTCAATGATTGTGTTCTCTTCCGtaaggaaaatgaaaatttagacACTTGTCCAAATCTAAATTGTAAAGAACCTCGCTATAAGATGGAAGGTTCAAGAGTTCTACGCAAAGTTTTGCGTTACTTTCCTTTGAAGCCTAGGCTGCAACAATTATATACCCACAAAGAAATAGCTTCAGATATGAGATGGCATAAAGAAAAGTGTGTGCATGATGATAACATCATGCGGCATCCAGCAGACAGTGAAGTATGGAAACACTTTGATAGGTTGCATCCGGACTTCGCCGTTGATCCTAGAAATGTGAGGTTAGGTCTTGCAACTGATGGTTTCAATCCTTTTGGAACCATGAGTAGTGCTTATAGTATCTGGCCTATTTATCTAGTGCCATACAATCTGCCCCCTTGGAAGTGTATGAGagatcctttctttttcctatcAATACTAATACCTGGGCCTAAATCCCCGGGAAATGAGATTGCTGTTTACATGGAGCCTCTAATAGATGAACTGAATGAAATGTGGCTTGGTGTTGAAACATATGATGCATATAGTGGCAAGAAATTTGACCTCCGGGCAGCTTTACTATGGACTATAAATGATTTTCCAGCTTATGCAATGCTGTCCAGATGGAGTACGAAAGGGTATCAAGCATGTCCTATTTGCATGGTTGAGACAACTTGCGTACATTTACCACACCGAAAAAAGTTGTGTTACACAGGTCATCGCCGCTTCTTACCCATTGACCATTCTTGGCGGCGAGAAAAAAAACCCTTCGATGGCAATGTGGACTTTAGGAATCCTGTTGCACCTTTATctggaaatgaaattttggatcaGGTACAAAATATGGAGGTAAATTTTGGGAAGACTAAGGTGCAATCCAATGCAAAGAAACGCAAGCGTTCTGAGAGTG AGGCTGTCATTGCCACAATTATGGATATTGAAAACAAAACCAAAGACCACTGGTTGTGTCGTCAAGATTTGAAGGATTTGGGTTTGAAAAAAGAGCTACATTTGATTCCAAATGGCGACTCTTATATCATGCCATATGCCTGTTACAGCCTAAccaaggaggagaaaaaaaaagtatgtgAGTTCTTGAATTCTGTCAAATATCCAGATGG AACATTACATAGAGAGGTTCTGGAGGAGTTAGGCCAAAAAATTGTAGTCATCTTATGTAAATTAGAGAGGTTGTTCCCTCCAGCTTTCTTCGATATAATGATGCACTTGATGGTTCACTTGCTTGCTGAAGCTATCCTTGGCGGTCCAGCTCAATATCGTTGGATGTTCCCATTTGAGAG ACATATGGCAGTGCTCAAAAGTTATGTTGGGAATAAGGCCCGGCCAGAGGGATGCATTGCTGAGCGGTACATAGATAAAGAATGCTTGACATTCTGCTCTATGTACCTAGACAATATTGATACGATATTCAACAAGCCTGAATGA